A genomic segment from Hippoglossus stenolepis isolate QCI-W04-F060 chromosome 3, HSTE1.2, whole genome shotgun sequence encodes:
- the c3h3orf14 gene encoding uncharacterized protein C3orf14 homolog isoform X2: MDLLEKHEDILGKRAELLEEMGSRREQLNILRRQQVEEREAARHRNATLLQVRTPHTGAPPSHLSSLCLSFTDISFTSLPGLTEDRGWSSRGEADTPKSPGFGDKVLGVCGRVHPSLGALPFG; the protein is encoded by the exons ATGGACTTACTCGAGAAACACGAGGACAT TTTAGGAAAAAGggcagagctgctggaggagatggggagTCGCAGAGAGCAGCTGAACATCCTGAGGAGGCAACAGGTAGAGGAGCGGGAGGCCGCTCGCCACAGGAATGCCACCTTGCTGCAGGTGAGGACCCCTCACACCGGTGCTCCACCCTCACACCTGTCTTCTCTGTGCCTGTCGTTTACTGACATCTCCTTCACTTCCCTGCCAG GACTTACAGAAGATAGAGGATGGTCTTCGAGGGGGGAAGCTGACACACCCAAATCTCCTGGCTTTGGAG ACAAGGTATTGGGTGTCTGTGGAAGAGTCCATCCCAGCCTGGGAGCACTTCCTTTTGGGTAA
- the c3h3orf14 gene encoding uncharacterized protein C3orf14 homolog isoform X1, with product MDLLEKHEDILGKRAELLEEMGSRREQLNILRRQQVEEREAARHRNATLLQDLQKIEDGLRGGKLTHPNLLALETRYWVSVEESIPAWEHFLLGKGPHPIDGPGQTARRNKHNPNIGLPPRPKPRAAR from the exons ATGGACTTACTCGAGAAACACGAGGACAT TTTAGGAAAAAGggcagagctgctggaggagatggggagTCGCAGAGAGCAGCTGAACATCCTGAGGAGGCAACAGGTAGAGGAGCGGGAGGCCGCTCGCCACAGGAATGCCACCTTGCTGCAG GACTTACAGAAGATAGAGGATGGTCTTCGAGGGGGGAAGCTGACACACCCAAATCTCCTGGCTTTGGAG ACAAGGTATTGGGTGTCTGTGGAAGAGTCCATCCCAGCCTGGGAGCACTTCCTTTTGGGTAAAGGCCCACACCCAATTGATGGTCCAGGACAGACAGCaaggagaaacaaacacaaccccAACATAGGCCTGCCTCCTCGGCCCAAACCACGGGCTGCCAGATAG
- the fezf2 gene encoding fez family zinc finger protein 2: MASSASLETVMSCGRTGASAAPKSLAFSIDRIMSKSSEPKGSAEERAEGKKLLGLCCPIPCMIPLQPFSYDLQAKALMNYSELWRASFRGTFCGAPCKGNCGMCCKAEPSLKQPLLTSGSRVVKPQVVHQAVAVPSGGSLYYLNYLDSAYQQSELLAGHWVSNPQAQASLSAHHRLLLLENAKLAAVGADKLPTPQYPHKEHLPGQLDQIVKENHGLSAEKNGVKTHSKVSGSGAADGKPKNFTCEVCGKVFNAHYNLTRHMPVHTGARPFVCKVCGKGFRQASTLCRHKIIHTQEKPHKCNQCGKAFNRSSTLNTHVRIHAGYKPFVCEFCGKGFHQKGNYKNHKLTHSGEKQYKCSICNKAFHQIYNLTFHMHTHNDKKPFTCNTCGKGFCRNFDLKKHIRKLHDNVYTAATEASRQLQS, from the exons atggcaAGTTCTGCCTCGCTGGAGACGGTGATGTCCTGCGGTAGGACCGGAGCGTCCGCGGCTCCCAAGTCGCTGGCCTTCTCCATAGACCGGATCATGTCCAAGAGTTCGGAGCCGAAGGGGAGCGCGGAGGAGCGGGCAGAGGGGAAGAAGCTGCTCGGTCTCTGCTGCCCGATCCCCTGCATGATCCCGCTGCAGCCCTTCAGCTACGACCTCCAGGCCAAGGCGCTGATGAACTACTCCGAGCTGTGGAGAGCCAGTTTCAGGGGAACTTTTTGCGGCGCTCCGTGCAAAGGGAACTGCGGCATGTGCTGCAAAGCGGAGCCGAGTCTGAAGCAGCCGCTGCTGACGTCGGGAAGCCGGGTGGTGAAGCCGCAGGTCGTCCACCAGGCCGTGGCCGTGCCCAGCGGCGGCTCCCTCTACTATCTCAACTACCTGGACTCTGCGTACCAGCAGTCGGAGCTGCTGGCCGGACACTGGGTGTCCAATCCGCAGGCACAGGCCTCTCTGTCGGCGCACCACAGACTCTTGCTGCTGGAGAACGCCAAGCTGGCAGCGGTCGGGGCCGACAAACTGCCCACACCTCAGTACCCGCACAAGGAGCATCTGCCGGGGCAGCTGGACCAGATAGTGAAGGAGAACCACGGCCTGAGCGCAGAGAAGAACGGCGTCAAGACGCACAGCAAAGTGAGCGGCAGCGGCGCCGCAGACGGAAAACCCAAAAACTTCACGTGTGAAGTGTGTGGAAAG GTTTTTAACGCGCACTACAACCTGACCAGACACATGCCGGTGCACACCGGGGCCCGGCCCTTCGTGTGCAAAGTGTGCGGCAAAGGATTCCGCCAGGCCAGCACGCTGTGCAGGCACAAGATCATCCACACACAG GAAAAGCCCCATAAATGCAACCAGTGCGGGAAAGCGTTCAACAGAAGCTCGACGCTCAACACGCACGTACGGATCCACGCAGGCTACAAACCGTTCGTGTGTGAGTTCTGCGGGAAAGGCTTCCACCAGAAAG GAAACTACAAGAACCACAAGCTGACGCACAGCGGAGAGAAGCAGTACAAGTGCTCCATCTGCAACAAGGCCTTCCACCAGATCTACAACCTGACcttccacatgcacacacacaatgacaagaAGCCCTTCACCTGCAACACCTGCGGCAAGGGCTTCTGCCGCAACTTTGACCTGAAGAAACACATCCGGAAGCTGCATGACAATGTCTACACTGCGGCCACAGAGGCCTCCAGACAGCTGCAGAGCTGA